A genomic region of Magnetospirillum sp. WYHS-4 contains the following coding sequences:
- a CDS encoding thermonuclease family protein codes for MWVDWTARIAVVLAGIAGGPAPDGDLLAAASGLRGPVPGPVEARVVRVMDGDTLLVRARPWVGVEVETRVRILGIDAPELHGACEEERRLAAKAKDLLEASVAGGPVFLHEVRDDKYGGRVLARVATAAGTDCAQTLIGAGLARPYGGRKRQPWCPPP; via the coding sequence ATGTGGGTCGATTGGACCGCCCGTATCGCCGTCGTTCTGGCGGGCATCGCCGGGGGGCCTGCCCCCGACGGCGACCTGCTGGCCGCCGCCAGCGGCCTGCGCGGCCCGGTGCCGGGGCCGGTGGAGGCCCGGGTCGTCCGGGTGATGGACGGCGACACCCTGCTGGTCCGCGCCCGCCCCTGGGTGGGGGTGGAGGTCGAAACCCGGGTGCGGATTCTCGGCATCGACGCCCCCGAGCTGCATGGGGCTTGCGAGGAGGAACGGCGCCTTGCCGCCAAGGCCAAGGACCTGCTGGAGGCCTCGGTAGCCGGCGGACCCGTGTTCCTGCACGAAGTGCGCGACGACAAGTATGGCGGCCGGGTGCTGGCCAGGGTGGCCACGGCCGCAGGCACCGACTGCGCCCAGACCTTAATCGGCGCCGGCTTGGCGCGGCCCTACGGGGGCCGCAAGCGCCAGCCCTGGTGCCCCCCGCCTTGA
- the neuC gene encoding UDP-N-acetylglucosamine 2-epimerase, with product MDVPARRIAVVTGTRAEYGLLKGLMAAVRDDASLRLQILATGMHLESRFGHTVDEILADGFVPDAEVPLGLDDDSGLTTARAMGRGLLGMAEALDRLRPDVVVVLGDRFEILTAVQAALVQGIPVAHIHGGELTEGVIDDDIRHAVTKMASLHFVAAEVFARRVRQLGEEPERIFVVGAPGVDALAELAPLPREVLEADLGLSLTAPLFLATYHPETLGDRPPVQATAEFLGALESFPGARVVFTGVNADPGRDAVAAAIARFVQDHPERAAFRESLGQRRYLSLMRLADAVIGNSSSGIIEAPAAGVPTINVGDRQKGRPHAESVIDCAPDRQAIGAAIRQALTPGFRARAKAQTPPYGGGGAAGRIKAILKSVPLAGLTRKRFVDQAGG from the coding sequence ATGGACGTTCCGGCACGCCGCATCGCGGTGGTTACGGGCACCCGCGCCGAGTATGGCCTGCTCAAGGGGCTGATGGCGGCCGTCCGCGACGATGCCTCCCTGCGGCTGCAGATTCTCGCCACCGGCATGCATCTGGAATCCCGCTTCGGCCATACGGTCGACGAGATTCTTGCCGACGGCTTCGTCCCGGATGCAGAGGTGCCCTTGGGCCTCGATGATGATTCGGGCCTTACCACCGCCCGTGCCATGGGACGGGGCCTGCTGGGCATGGCCGAAGCCTTGGACCGTCTTCGTCCCGACGTCGTGGTGGTGCTGGGCGATCGTTTCGAGATCCTGACCGCGGTCCAGGCCGCCCTGGTCCAGGGAATCCCCGTCGCCCATATCCACGGCGGCGAACTGACCGAAGGGGTGATCGACGACGACATCCGCCACGCGGTCACCAAGATGGCGAGTCTCCATTTCGTCGCCGCCGAGGTCTTCGCCCGCCGGGTCCGCCAGTTGGGCGAGGAACCGGAACGCATCTTCGTGGTCGGGGCGCCGGGGGTCGACGCCCTCGCCGAGTTGGCTCCCCTGCCGCGCGAGGTCCTGGAGGCGGACCTGGGCCTGTCCCTGACCGCGCCCTTGTTCCTGGCGACCTACCATCCCGAGACTCTGGGCGACCGACCGCCGGTCCAAGCGACGGCCGAGTTCCTGGGAGCTCTGGAATCCTTTCCGGGCGCCCGGGTCGTCTTTACCGGAGTCAACGCCGATCCCGGCCGCGACGCGGTGGCCGCCGCCATCGCCCGCTTCGTCCAGGATCATCCGGAACGGGCCGCCTTCCGCGAATCCCTGGGCCAGCGCCGCTACCTGAGCCTGATGCGCCTGGCCGACGCAGTGATCGGCAATTCGTCGAGCGGGATCATCGAGGCTCCCGCGGCCGGCGTGCCGACGATCAACGTCGGCGACCGCCAGAAGGGCCGCCCCCATGCCGAATCGGTGATCGATTGCGCCCCGGACCGCCAAGCCATCGGCGCGGCGATCCGGCAAGCCCTGACGCCCGGCTTCCGGGCCCGCGCCAAGGCCCAGACCCCGCCTTACGGGGGCGGGGGGGCCGCGGGCCGGATCAAGGCGATTCTCAAGTCCGTGCCGCTGGCGGGCCTGACCCGCAAGCGCTTCGTCGATCAGGCGGGAGGTTGA
- a CDS encoding DUF1674 domain-containing protein — MTDDRKGAPAPPPLPEPPQPPAAEPAKPREIGGPKGPEPTRYGDWEKNGRCIDF; from the coding sequence ATGACGGACGATCGCAAGGGCGCGCCGGCGCCCCCGCCCCTTCCCGAGCCGCCCCAGCCGCCCGCGGCGGAACCCGCCAAGCCGCGCGAGATTGGCGGCCCCAAGGGTCCCGAACCCACCCGCTACGGCGACTGGGAGAAGAACGGCCGCTGCATAGACTTCTGA